One stretch of Amycolatopsis sp. NBC_00345 DNA includes these proteins:
- a CDS encoding ABC transporter substrate-binding protein: MKNRKTLLVGLCGVSLLLAACGTASNSSSSGSAPGAQGFTPPKLSALTELGQPEGQLNVLAWPGYAENGSNDPKVNWVTPFEQQTGCKVNVKPFGTSDEAVTLMKTGQYDVVSASGDASLRLVASGDVEPVNTALVPNYNDIYPFLKNKSWNSVNNVAYGIPHGWGANVLTWRTDKVNPAPTSWSAMFDPNSPYKGKIIAYDSPIYIADAAVYLMAHQPDLGIKNPYALDDKQFNAAVDLLKKQRPQVEEYWADYLKETQSLKNGDGVIGTAWQVTVNLAKSEGAPLQSAVPSEGATGWSDTWMVAAKSQHKTCAYKWMDYIVSPKVNAQVAEYFGEAPANSKACAEFKDKSLCDTYHANDAAYAAKIQYWTTPIPQCLDGRTDVKCKDYGDWTRAWTEIKG, encoded by the coding sequence ATGAAGAACAGGAAGACGCTGCTCGTTGGCTTGTGCGGCGTGAGCCTCCTGCTCGCGGCCTGCGGCACGGCCAGTAACAGTTCCTCCTCGGGATCGGCGCCGGGCGCGCAGGGGTTCACCCCGCCGAAGCTGTCCGCCCTCACCGAGCTCGGCCAGCCGGAAGGCCAGCTGAACGTGCTGGCGTGGCCTGGTTACGCGGAAAACGGCTCGAACGACCCGAAGGTCAACTGGGTCACGCCGTTCGAACAGCAGACCGGCTGCAAGGTCAACGTCAAGCCGTTCGGCACGTCCGACGAGGCCGTGACGCTGATGAAGACCGGGCAGTACGACGTCGTGTCGGCTTCGGGCGACGCGTCGCTGCGGCTGGTCGCTTCGGGTGACGTGGAGCCGGTGAACACCGCGCTCGTGCCGAACTACAACGACATCTACCCGTTCCTGAAGAACAAGTCGTGGAACAGCGTCAACAACGTCGCCTACGGCATCCCGCACGGCTGGGGCGCGAACGTGCTGACCTGGCGCACCGACAAGGTGAACCCGGCGCCCACCTCGTGGTCGGCGATGTTCGACCCGAACTCGCCGTACAAGGGCAAGATCATCGCCTACGACTCCCCGATCTACATCGCCGACGCCGCGGTCTACCTGATGGCGCACCAGCCGGACCTGGGCATCAAGAACCCGTACGCCTTGGACGACAAGCAGTTCAACGCCGCGGTGGACCTGCTCAAGAAGCAGCGCCCGCAGGTCGAGGAGTACTGGGCGGACTACCTGAAGGAGACGCAGTCGCTCAAGAACGGCGACGGCGTGATCGGCACCGCCTGGCAGGTGACGGTCAACCTGGCCAAGAGCGAGGGTGCGCCGCTGCAGTCGGCGGTGCCGAGCGAGGGCGCTACGGGCTGGTCGGACACCTGGATGGTGGCCGCGAAGTCGCAGCACAAGACGTGTGCGTACAAGTGGATGGACTACATCGTCAGCCCGAAGGTGAACGCCCAGGTCGCCGAGTACTTCGGTGAGGCGCCGGCGAACAGCAAGGCCTGCGCCGAGTTCAAGGACAAGTCGCTGTGCGACACCTACCACGCGAACGACGCCGCGTACGCCGCCAAGATCCAGTACTGGACCACGCCGATCCCGCAGTGCCTCGACGGCCGCACGGACGTCAAGTGCAAGGACTACGGCGACTGGACCCGTGCCTGGACCGAGATCAAGGGCTGA
- a CDS encoding ABC transporter permease, with product MSKTARVLLWTALGAGFAVIYFPLLVVLLNSVNSDTTFGWPPKSFTLEWWGRAVTNEGALRALWTSVEAGLAATAIALVLGTMAAFALQRYRFFGRNSVSLLIVLPIALPGIVTGIALNNAFRTILGIDLGLLTAIIAHSTFCIVVVFNNVVARLRRMGGNLEEASMDLGADGVTTFRLVTFPMLRSALLAGGLLAFALSFDEIIVTTFTLGTGLETLPIWIYDNLFRPNQAPVVNVVAAVLIVVSTVPVYFAQRLSGGDSSSGGRI from the coding sequence ATGTCGAAGACCGCCAGGGTGCTGCTGTGGACGGCGCTCGGGGCCGGGTTCGCGGTGATCTACTTCCCGCTGCTGGTGGTGCTGCTGAACTCGGTGAACTCGGACACCACGTTCGGCTGGCCGCCGAAGAGCTTCACCCTGGAGTGGTGGGGCCGCGCGGTGACGAACGAGGGTGCGCTGCGCGCGCTGTGGACCAGCGTCGAGGCCGGCCTCGCGGCCACCGCGATCGCGCTGGTGCTGGGCACGATGGCCGCGTTCGCCCTGCAGCGCTACCGGTTCTTCGGGCGGAACTCGGTCTCGCTGCTGATCGTGCTGCCGATCGCGCTGCCCGGCATCGTCACCGGCATCGCGCTGAACAACGCGTTCCGCACCATCCTCGGCATCGACCTCGGCCTGCTCACGGCGATCATCGCGCACTCGACGTTCTGCATCGTGGTGGTGTTCAACAACGTGGTCGCGCGGCTGCGCCGGATGGGCGGCAACCTCGAAGAGGCGTCGATGGACCTCGGCGCCGACGGCGTCACGACGTTCCGCCTGGTCACGTTCCCGATGCTGCGCTCGGCCCTGCTGGCCGGCGGGCTGCTGGCGTTCGCCCTGTCGTTCGACGAGATCATCGTGACCACGTTCACGCTCGGCACCGGCCTGGAGACGCTGCCGATCTGGATCTACGACAACCTGTTCCGCCCCAACCAGGCCCCGGTGGTGAACGTGGTGGCGGCGGTGCTGATCGTCGTCTCGACTGTGCCGGTGTATTTCGCCCAGAGGCTGTCGGGTGGCGACAGTTCCAGCGGCGGCCGGATTTAG
- a CDS encoding gamma-aminobutyraldehyde dehydrogenase gives MQELKHYVGGKFVDSLSGEVAEIIDPVTGRPYCTAPVAGAEDVDRALKAAAEAFESWRETTPAQRQLALLKIADAVEARGEEIIRVESANTGKPVALTMSEELPMIVDQLRFFAGAARVLEGRSAGEYMEGHTSFIRREPVGVCAQVTPWNYPLLMAIWKIAPALAAGNTIVLKPSDTTPASTLLLAEICGEFLPPGVFNVVCGDRDTGRALVEHEIPAMVSITGSVRAGIEVAAAAARDVKRVHLELGGKAPVLVFEDADLDLAAETIAMAGYFNGGQDCTAATRVLVSDDVHDTFIAALTRQAEATKTGLPDDDTVAYGPLNNAAQLEKVSGFVDRLPEHATVHCGGRRAGDEGYFYEATVVSGVTQDDEITQNEVFGPVITVQRFTDEADAVKAANGVPYGLASSVWTKDHQRAMRVSAKLDFGCVWINTHIPLVAEMPHGGFKKSGYGKDLSLYGLEDYTRVKHVMSAL, from the coding sequence GTGCAGGAATTGAAGCACTACGTCGGCGGGAAGTTCGTCGACTCCCTGTCCGGCGAGGTCGCCGAGATCATCGATCCGGTGACCGGGCGCCCGTACTGCACCGCTCCGGTGGCCGGCGCCGAGGACGTCGACCGCGCGCTGAAGGCCGCCGCGGAGGCGTTCGAGAGCTGGCGGGAGACCACTCCGGCCCAGCGCCAGCTCGCGTTGCTGAAGATCGCCGACGCCGTCGAGGCCCGCGGGGAGGAGATCATCCGCGTCGAGTCCGCGAACACCGGGAAGCCGGTGGCGCTGACGATGTCGGAGGAGCTGCCGATGATCGTCGACCAGCTGCGCTTCTTCGCCGGCGCCGCGCGGGTGCTGGAAGGCCGGTCGGCGGGGGAGTACATGGAGGGCCACACGTCCTTCATCCGCCGCGAGCCGGTGGGCGTCTGCGCCCAGGTGACGCCGTGGAACTACCCGCTGCTGATGGCCATCTGGAAGATCGCGCCCGCGTTGGCGGCGGGGAACACGATCGTGCTCAAGCCATCCGACACCACACCCGCGTCGACGCTGCTGCTCGCCGAGATCTGCGGCGAGTTCCTGCCTCCGGGCGTGTTCAACGTCGTGTGCGGCGACCGCGACACCGGCCGCGCGCTGGTGGAGCACGAGATCCCGGCGATGGTGTCGATCACCGGCTCCGTCCGCGCGGGCATCGAGGTGGCCGCCGCCGCGGCCCGCGACGTCAAGCGCGTGCACCTCGAGCTCGGCGGCAAGGCCCCGGTGCTCGTCTTCGAAGACGCCGACCTCGACCTCGCGGCCGAGACGATCGCGATGGCCGGCTACTTCAACGGCGGCCAGGACTGCACCGCCGCCACCCGCGTGCTCGTCTCCGACGACGTGCACGACACCTTCATCGCCGCGCTCACCCGCCAGGCCGAGGCGACCAAGACCGGTCTGCCGGACGACGACACCGTCGCCTATGGCCCGCTGAACAACGCCGCGCAGCTGGAAAAGGTGTCCGGCTTCGTGGACCGCCTGCCCGAGCACGCCACCGTCCACTGTGGAGGGCGACGGGCCGGCGACGAGGGCTACTTCTACGAGGCCACCGTGGTTTCCGGCGTCACGCAGGACGACGAGATCACGCAGAACGAGGTGTTCGGCCCGGTCATCACCGTGCAGCGGTTCACCGACGAGGCCGACGCGGTGAAGGCCGCGAACGGCGTGCCGTACGGGCTGGCGTCCTCGGTGTGGACCAAGGACCACCAGCGGGCCATGCGGGTGTCGGCCAAGCTCGACTTCGGCTGCGTGTGGATCAACACCCACATCCCGCTGGTCGCCGAGATGCCGCACGGCGGGTTCAAGAAGTCGGGCTACGGCAAGGATCTCTCGCTCTACGGCCTCGAGGACTACACCCGCGTCAAGCACGTGATGAGCGCGCTGTAA
- a CDS encoding FadR/GntR family transcriptional regulator encodes MRKEMPHNARLAMFAPLDQLGRAEAVAARLLDAITLGLLDDAEQLPSEVELAAQFRVSTVTVREALAVLRHQGLVETRRGRGGGSFVRTPAWPAPSSWAERLRLVSLADLRDFGDHYLAVAGSAAKLAAERSSPEDLERLRLAGEDLLDAAGPDATRAERHFHLEVAAAAQSPRLTNQEVQLQGERGGLLWVPLGGEEGSQQAYAEHRAIVTAIAAADGDLARKLTEEHILGALDRLADLHLQCQ; translated from the coding sequence ATGCGCAAGGAGATGCCGCACAACGCGCGACTGGCCATGTTCGCGCCGCTGGACCAGCTCGGCCGGGCTGAGGCGGTGGCGGCGCGGCTGCTGGACGCCATCACCCTCGGCCTGCTCGACGACGCCGAGCAGCTGCCGAGCGAGGTCGAGCTGGCCGCGCAGTTCCGCGTCTCCACGGTCACGGTGCGAGAGGCGCTCGCGGTCCTGCGCCACCAGGGGCTGGTCGAGACGCGCCGCGGACGGGGCGGCGGCAGCTTCGTGCGCACACCCGCGTGGCCGGCGCCGAGTTCGTGGGCCGAGCGCCTGCGCCTGGTCTCGCTCGCGGACCTGCGCGACTTCGGCGACCACTACCTCGCCGTCGCCGGCTCCGCGGCCAAGCTCGCCGCCGAGCGCAGCTCCCCTGAGGACCTCGAACGGCTGCGGCTGGCCGGCGAGGACCTGCTCGACGCCGCCGGGCCTGACGCGACGCGCGCCGAGCGGCACTTCCACCTGGAGGTGGCGGCGGCCGCGCAGTCGCCGCGGCTCACCAACCAGGAAGTTCAGTTGCAGGGCGAACGCGGGGGGTTGCTCTGGGTGCCCCTCGGCGGCGAGGAGGGTTCCCAGCAGGCCTACGCTGAGCACCGCGCGATCGTCACGGCGATCGCCGCCGCGGACGGCGACCTGGCCAGGAAGCTCACCGAGGAACACATACTGGGCGCACTGGACCGGCTAGCCGATCTGCACTTACAGTGCCAATAG
- a CDS encoding cytochrome c oxidase assembly protein, with product MPPLSGATLFTAWTIDIPAVLVVLLLAVAYLSAARRQPVWSPGRTTAFLAGLATIVLVTCSFLGVYDTTLFWVRATQNTVLLMVTPLLLALGAPVTLLMRTASPGLAAWLRRYGRSGFARFLTFPPSVTVVLIAPFLLIYLTPLYELSLDSPVVGGLVRLLLVLAGFLYFYSRVQLDPTPRGGSHLVSVWISFTEVVFDGALGLVLWLGPLLAPAHYATAHPGWGPDPRTDQIVGAGVLWIGGDVAGLPFVGALFIRWARDDEKRAKQLDKRLDEEEESGEAPSGGLWWESDPELAQRFRRQ from the coding sequence GTGCCTCCGCTGAGCGGGGCAACCCTCTTCACGGCCTGGACCATCGACATCCCGGCCGTCCTTGTCGTGCTCCTGCTCGCCGTCGCGTACCTGTCCGCCGCCCGGCGGCAGCCGGTCTGGTCACCCGGCCGGACCACCGCGTTCCTTGCCGGGCTTGCGACGATCGTGCTGGTCACCTGCTCGTTCCTCGGCGTCTACGACACCACGCTGTTCTGGGTCCGGGCCACGCAGAACACCGTGCTGCTGATGGTGACGCCGCTGCTGCTCGCGCTCGGCGCGCCCGTCACGCTGCTCATGCGCACCGCGTCGCCGGGCCTCGCCGCGTGGCTGCGCCGCTACGGCCGCAGCGGCTTCGCGCGGTTCCTGACCTTCCCGCCGTCGGTCACCGTGGTGCTGATCGCGCCGTTCCTGCTGATCTACCTGACGCCGCTGTACGAGCTGTCGCTGGACTCGCCGGTCGTCGGCGGGCTCGTCCGCCTGCTGCTGGTGCTGGCCGGGTTCCTCTACTTCTACAGCCGGGTGCAGCTCGACCCGACCCCGCGCGGCGGCTCGCACCTGGTGTCGGTGTGGATCTCGTTCACCGAGGTGGTCTTCGACGGCGCGCTCGGCCTCGTGCTGTGGCTCGGCCCGCTGCTCGCGCCCGCGCACTACGCGACCGCGCACCCGGGCTGGGGCCCGGACCCGCGCACCGACCAGATCGTCGGCGCCGGGGTGCTGTGGATCGGCGGCGACGTGGCGGGCCTGCCGTTCGTCGGCGCGCTGTTCATCCGCTGGGCCCGAGACGACGAGAAGCGCGCGAAGCAGCTCGACAAGCGTCTGGACGAAGAAGAGGAGTCCGGCGAGGCCCCGTCCGGTGGGCTTTGGTGGGAGAGCGATCCCGAGCTGGCCCAGCGGTTCCGCCGTCAATGA
- a CDS encoding ABC transporter ATP-binding protein: protein MPHQAPSTAPRAGAARTPGTGPAIRLTGLQKHFAEVRAVDGVDLDIPPGEFFSMLGPSGSGKTTVLRLIAGFELPTAGGIELDGRDVSRLAPFDRDVNTVFQDYALFPHMSVQQNVEYGLRVKGVGKAERHRRAEEALRTVRLEEYGRRKPSQLSGGQRQRVALARALVNRPKVLLLDEPLGALDLKLRQAMQVELKQIQREVGITFVFVTHDQDEALTMSDRIAVFNAGRIEQVGTPVEVYEKPATAFVAGFVGTSNLLSGRGAEAVIGRPGVYSIRPEKITIDGNLASPAGPGETSATGIVTDVVYAGSTVRYAVALDAGGQLSVVRQNTSDPTEFADGRVRLSWRREHSFRVPEAG from the coding sequence ATGCCCCACCAAGCCCCCTCGACGGCCCCCCGCGCCGGTGCCGCGCGGACCCCGGGAACCGGCCCGGCGATCCGGCTCACCGGACTGCAGAAGCACTTCGCCGAAGTTCGCGCGGTCGACGGCGTCGACCTCGACATCCCGCCCGGCGAGTTCTTCTCGATGCTCGGCCCGTCCGGCTCCGGGAAGACGACCGTGCTGCGGTTGATCGCCGGGTTCGAACTGCCCACCGCGGGCGGCATCGAGCTGGACGGCCGCGACGTCAGCCGGCTCGCGCCGTTCGACCGTGACGTGAACACGGTTTTCCAGGACTACGCGCTCTTCCCGCACATGTCCGTGCAGCAGAACGTCGAGTACGGCCTGCGAGTGAAGGGCGTCGGCAAGGCCGAGCGCCACCGTCGCGCGGAAGAAGCGCTGCGCACGGTGCGGCTGGAGGAGTACGGGCGGCGGAAGCCGTCACAGCTCTCCGGCGGCCAGCGTCAGCGGGTCGCGCTCGCCCGCGCCTTGGTAAATCGCCCGAAAGTGTTATTGCTTGACGAGCCCTTGGGCGCGTTGGATCTCAAACTGCGTCAAGCGATGCAAGTCGAGCTGAAACAGATCCAGCGCGAAGTCGGCATCACGTTCGTCTTCGTGACGCACGACCAGGACGAGGCCCTGACGATGAGCGACCGCATCGCGGTGTTCAACGCCGGGCGGATCGAGCAGGTCGGCACCCCCGTGGAGGTGTACGAGAAGCCGGCGACCGCGTTCGTGGCCGGTTTCGTCGGCACGTCCAACCTGCTCAGTGGCCGCGGAGCGGAGGCGGTGATCGGCCGTCCGGGTGTTTACAGCATCCGGCCGGAGAAGATCACCATCGACGGAAACCTGGCTTCACCAGCGGGTCCCGGCGAGACGAGCGCGACCGGAATCGTCACGGATGTCGTATACGCCGGGTCCACAGTGCGCTACGCTGTCGCGCTCGACGCGGGGGGCCAGTTGTCCGTTGTCCGCCAGAACACCAGTGATCCGACCGAGTTCGCCGATGGCCGGGTTCGGCTGAGCTGGCGCCGCGAACACAGTTTCCGGGTCCCCGAAGCCGGTTAG
- a CDS encoding undecaprenyl-diphosphate phosphatase → MSAVTYVEAIVVGALQGVSELFPVSSLGHSILLPALIGGSWQRDLSIGKDSPYLAVLVAMHVATALALVLFFRRDWVRIIGGFWTSIRHREVRTPDQRLAWLLVLATIPVGIAGLLLESVLRDFLGKPVPSAIFLALNGGVLLAAERFSRPKSSAKTPARRSEETIDFSAEETLVMRAVTVEEATDARLAKLGVGEAVLIGSAQILALLPGISRSGITMVAGLRRGLGHEDAARFAWLLATPVILAAGVLKLPSLFTPENSPSLGPALVGSLVAGVASYIAVRFLTKYFETRTLTPFAIYCVVAGIGSLLFFSF, encoded by the coding sequence ATGTCCGCGGTTACCTATGTCGAGGCGATCGTCGTCGGCGCCCTGCAAGGCGTGTCGGAATTGTTTCCGGTGTCCAGTCTCGGGCACAGCATCCTGCTGCCCGCGCTGATCGGCGGCTCCTGGCAGCGGGACCTGAGCATCGGCAAGGACTCGCCTTATCTCGCCGTGCTCGTCGCGATGCACGTGGCCACCGCGCTCGCCCTCGTGCTGTTCTTCCGGCGTGACTGGGTGCGGATCATCGGCGGCTTCTGGACGTCGATCCGCCACCGCGAAGTGCGCACGCCGGACCAGCGCCTCGCGTGGCTGCTCGTGCTCGCCACGATCCCGGTCGGCATCGCCGGCCTGCTGCTCGAAAGCGTGCTGCGGGACTTCCTCGGCAAGCCCGTGCCGTCGGCGATCTTCCTCGCCCTCAACGGCGGGGTGCTGCTCGCCGCCGAGCGCTTCTCCCGGCCGAAGTCGTCGGCGAAAACCCCAGCCCGACGGTCGGAAGAGACGATCGACTTCTCGGCGGAGGAGACGCTCGTGATGCGCGCGGTCACCGTCGAGGAGGCCACCGACGCGCGGCTGGCGAAGCTCGGTGTCGGCGAGGCGGTGCTGATCGGCTCGGCCCAGATCCTCGCGCTGCTGCCGGGCATCAGCCGGTCCGGCATCACGATGGTCGCGGGCCTGCGCCGGGGCCTCGGGCACGAGGACGCGGCGCGCTTCGCGTGGCTGCTCGCGACGCCGGTGATCCTCGCCGCGGGCGTGCTGAAGCTGCCGTCGCTGTTCACCCCGGAGAACAGCCCGTCGCTCGGCCCGGCGCTCGTCGGAAGCCTTGTCGCGGGCGTTGCGTCGTATATCGCTGTCCGTTTTCTGACGAAATACTTCGAAACGCGTACCTTGACGCCGTTCGCGATCTACTGCGTGGTCGCCGGAATCGGGAGCCTGCTCTTTTTCTCGTTCTGA
- a CDS encoding right-handed parallel beta-helix repeat-containing protein gives MRVRERVLAVAAGAAALLALATPSASGATVSVSTSAELKSALAAATPGTTIQLAADTTFTGNFKAAVNGTAADRITLTGPRSAVLTASGGRGLELTGSYWTISGFTITGAQLGLMALGVHDTLVDGLKVTGVDNEGIHFQYTSSDNVVQNSEISDTGKDNGGFGEGIYFGSANSNWPDGQPDHSDRNKALNNKIGPDVRAESIDVKEGTTGGELRGNTFDGTGQSGETVPFVTNPTTATAETGPYKQIGCSPYPPASGRISNCADSWVDVKGNGYLVTGNKGSKVFMHDATYGAFEVHVQVDGWGQDNTFSDNTADVQAPSAYGFYVVAAAQGNKVCASNTVTGAGKGFANVAAAQGC, from the coding sequence ATGCGTGTACGTGAGCGGGTTCTGGCTGTGGCGGCCGGAGCCGCCGCACTGCTCGCCCTGGCCACACCCAGCGCTTCCGGCGCGACCGTGTCGGTCTCGACGTCCGCGGAACTGAAGTCGGCGCTGGCGGCGGCGACCCCCGGCACGACGATCCAGCTGGCCGCGGACACCACGTTCACCGGCAACTTCAAGGCCGCGGTCAACGGCACCGCGGCCGACCGCATCACGCTGACCGGCCCGCGCAGCGCGGTGCTGACGGCGTCCGGCGGCCGCGGGCTCGAGCTGACCGGCAGCTACTGGACGATCTCGGGCTTCACCATCACCGGCGCCCAGTTGGGCCTGATGGCGCTCGGCGTCCACGACACGCTGGTGGACGGCCTGAAGGTCACCGGCGTCGACAACGAGGGCATCCACTTCCAGTACACGAGCAGCGACAACGTCGTGCAGAACTCGGAGATCTCCGACACCGGCAAGGACAACGGCGGCTTCGGCGAGGGCATCTACTTCGGCTCCGCGAACAGCAACTGGCCCGACGGCCAGCCCGACCACAGCGACCGCAACAAGGCGCTGAACAACAAGATCGGGCCGGACGTGCGCGCCGAGTCGATCGATGTCAAGGAGGGCACTACCGGCGGCGAGCTGCGCGGCAACACTTTCGACGGAACCGGCCAGAGCGGCGAGACTGTGCCGTTCGTTACTAATCCGACTACAGCCACGGCGGAAACGGGTCCCTACAAGCAGATCGGCTGCAGCCCGTATCCGCCTGCCTCCGGTCGGATCAGTAACTGCGCCGACAGCTGGGTCGACGTGAAGGGCAACGGCTACCTGGTCACCGGCAACAAGGGCAGCAAGGTCTTCATGCACGACGCCACCTACGGCGCGTTCGAGGTCCACGTGCAGGTCGACGGCTGGGGCCAGGACAACACCTTTTCGGACAACACCGCCGACGTGCAGGCGCCCTCGGCCTACGGCTTCTACGTCGTGGCCGCCGCGCAGGGGAACAAGGTCTGCGCGAGCAACACCGTGACGGGTGCCGGAAAGGGATTCGCGAACGTGGCGGCCGCTCAAGGCTGCTAG
- the pip gene encoding prolyl aminopeptidase, with the protein MDDDLYPPLPVRADGMLDVGDGHRIYCQDAGNPDGKPVVVLHGGPGSGIASMARRHFDPDAYRIILFDQRGAGRSTPNIGDPDVDLTTNTLWHLVSDMELLRERLNIERWQLFGGSWGSTLALAYAQTHPSRVSEIVLRGVFTVRSSELDWIYRGGAANLFPAEWEEFLAPLPESLRADPLAGYGELLASDDRAVRERAAIAWSVWEGATVALLPQEAFRNQYASPAFALTFARLAVHYFSHGAWLEEGQLIRDAGRLADIPGVLVQGRYDSVCPPVTAYQLHRAWPGSSLQLTEGAGHAVNDPGILAALRAATDGFR; encoded by the coding sequence ATGGACGACGATCTCTACCCGCCGCTCCCGGTGCGCGCCGACGGAATGCTCGACGTCGGCGACGGGCACCGGATCTACTGCCAGGACGCGGGAAACCCGGACGGCAAGCCGGTCGTCGTGCTGCACGGCGGGCCGGGCAGCGGGATCGCGTCGATGGCGCGCCGGCACTTCGACCCGGACGCCTACCGGATCATCCTGTTCGACCAGCGCGGCGCCGGCCGCAGCACGCCGAACATCGGCGACCCGGACGTGGACCTGACCACGAACACGCTGTGGCACCTGGTGTCCGACATGGAACTGCTGCGCGAACGGCTGAACATCGAGCGCTGGCAGCTGTTCGGCGGCTCGTGGGGCTCGACGCTCGCGCTGGCGTACGCGCAGACGCATCCGTCGCGGGTCTCGGAGATCGTGCTGCGCGGCGTTTTCACGGTGCGAAGCAGCGAGCTGGACTGGATCTACCGCGGCGGCGCGGCGAACCTGTTCCCGGCCGAGTGGGAGGAGTTCCTGGCGCCGCTGCCGGAATCACTCCGCGCCGACCCGCTGGCCGGCTACGGCGAGCTGCTCGCCTCCGACGACCGCGCGGTCCGCGAACGCGCCGCGATCGCCTGGAGCGTCTGGGAAGGCGCGACGGTCGCCCTGCTGCCACAGGAGGCGTTCCGCAACCAGTACGCCAGCCCGGCTTTCGCGTTGACCTTCGCGCGCCTCGCCGTGCACTACTTCAGCCACGGCGCCTGGCTCGAAGAAGGCCAGCTGATCCGCGACGCGGGCCGCCTCGCCGACATCCCGGGCGTCCTGGTGCAGGGCCGGTACGACTCGGTCTGCCCGCCCGTCACGGCCTACCAGCTGCACCGCGCGTGGCCGGGCTCCTCCCTGCAGCTCACCGAAGGCGCCGGCCACGCGGTGAACGACCCCGGGATCCTGGCCGCCCTGCGCGCGGCGACGGACGGATTCCGTTGA
- a CDS encoding ABC transporter permease: MTAVSPPSRRASAFFFRKPRLRLAILLSAPLLWLGLAYLGALAALFITAFWSTDVFTGQVVTSWSFDNFVTLFSDSVYRTITLRTVGIAALVTVVDAVIAFPMAFAMAKLASPRAQRILVIAVMTPLWASYLVKAYAWRTLLSGNGAINWLLDPFGLSGPGYGVAATVITLSYLWLPYMILPIYAGLERLPDSLVDASSDLGAKSFRTFRSVILPLTFPAIVAGSIFTFSLSLGDYIAVKIVGGTSQMLGNVVYDNIGAANNLPFAATVATVPVVIMLVYLAVVRRTGALDNL; the protein is encoded by the coding sequence ATGACCGCCGTGAGCCCGCCGAGCCGCCGAGCTTCGGCCTTCTTCTTCCGCAAACCCCGGCTGCGCCTGGCCATTCTGCTTTCGGCACCGCTGCTGTGGCTCGGCCTGGCCTACCTCGGCGCGCTCGCCGCGCTGTTCATCACGGCCTTCTGGTCGACCGACGTGTTCACCGGCCAGGTGGTCACGAGCTGGTCGTTCGACAACTTCGTCACGCTGTTCAGCGACTCGGTGTACCGCACGATCACGCTGCGGACCGTGGGCATCGCGGCGCTGGTCACGGTGGTGGACGCGGTGATCGCGTTCCCGATGGCGTTCGCCATGGCCAAGCTCGCCTCCCCGCGCGCGCAGCGGATCCTGGTGATCGCCGTGATGACGCCGCTGTGGGCCAGCTACCTGGTGAAGGCGTACGCCTGGCGGACGCTGCTTTCGGGCAACGGCGCGATCAACTGGCTGCTCGACCCGTTCGGCCTCTCCGGACCCGGGTACGGCGTCGCGGCCACCGTGATCACGCTGTCCTACCTCTGGCTGCCGTACATGATCCTGCCGATCTACGCCGGGCTCGAGCGGCTGCCCGACTCGCTGGTGGACGCCTCCAGCGACCTCGGCGCGAAGTCGTTCCGCACGTTCCGCTCGGTGATCCTGCCGCTGACCTTCCCGGCGATCGTCGCGGGCTCGATCTTCACGTTTTCCCTGTCGCTCGGCGACTACATCGCGGTGAAGATCGTCGGCGGCACGTCGCAGATGCTCGGCAACGTCGTCTACGACAACATCGGCGCGGCCAACAACCTGCCGTTCGCGGCGACCGTGGCCACCGTGCCGGTCGTGATCATGCTCGTGTACTTGGCCGTCGTGCGCCGCACCGGCGCGCTGGACAATCTCTAG